In one Pseudodesulfovibrio tunisiensis genomic region, the following are encoded:
- a CDS encoding (2Fe-2S)-binding protein: MTRDEHTKKSIVLMVNGEPRSLEVEPNWTLSKVLRTELGLTGTKEACGEGACGSCTVLIDNVATPSCMVLAVEQEGKAIETIEGLSRDGKLHPIQEAWLEEYGAQCGFCSPGMIMTTKGLLYKNPDPTEDEIKEALGGNLCICSNYEHIINAVKSAAKKMAKERTDG, translated from the coding sequence ATGACCCGAGACGAACACACCAAGAAATCCATCGTCCTGATGGTGAACGGAGAACCCCGCTCCCTGGAAGTGGAGCCCAACTGGACCCTTTCCAAGGTTCTCCGCACGGAACTCGGCCTGACCGGCACCAAGGAGGCCTGTGGCGAGGGTGCGTGCGGTTCCTGCACCGTGCTCATCGATAACGTGGCCACCCCGTCCTGCATGGTTCTGGCCGTGGAACAGGAAGGCAAGGCCATCGAAACCATTGAAGGCCTGTCCCGGGATGGCAAGCTCCACCCCATTCAGGAAGCCTGGCTCGAAGAGTACGGCGCCCAGTGCGGCTTCTGCTCCCCGGGCATGATCATGACCACCAAGGGACTGCTCTACAAGAATCCCGATCCCACCGAGGACGAGATCAAGGAAGCTCTGGGCGGCAATCTCTGCATCTGCAGCAACTACGAGCACATCATCAACGCCGTGAAAAGCGCGGCGAAGAAGATGGCAAAGGAGCGCACGGATGGATAA
- a CDS encoding xanthine dehydrogenase family protein molybdopterin-binding subunit, with amino-acid sequence MDNTSSLGKAVRQKDGRPRVTGEAKYYADFQFPGMLQTRILRSPYPAADIVSIDTAEAEAMPGVRLVMTHENFPKAFRKSLYYVGDLVAAVVADNEDIAEEALERISVEYEKKKFVLSLEDAIKPDSPEVFEGAANCHDWEFHAILSDRDPETGLFKTKTPAEYNGFGDIDKGFEEADEIVEQKGLKYAYCKSPAMEPRGCTVNYDGVKLHVYTHSQGIHDEKYCLAQALGIGSDKINYVSPYTGSSFGGKIAAPLNPNLPSHYLLIAGLACLALHKPVHCGYSREEEMLCAWSRGSMADVKIGFKKDGTLTTMDFAHWHEVGAGGDKYPPKNAMLATGAVLYSHNCRNLRGKIRYVHTNRFTSIGWQGYGAPEGTFAVETTMDIAAYKLGIDPVELRKKNCMRAGDIDAGWDPMVYKSGYISSSGIRDCLDLGAKHLDWKNTWQHPDEKSGRIRHGMGVAIFAMGAGRPGPGNSSEAMVKIYPDGSAALVCAIADIGQGQHTVQCQIVAEVLGLPYKKVGLVCHDTDSTPFATLVANSCGTWIQGWATYEAAMDAKRQLLNLASAKLAVPTDQLSIREEGVYVTAEPSRGATFAEIFGLTMSFGGRHEIVGYYVNNSPHPNCLKDGKKDELYIPKEKGAQFISLDVDTETGMFSNVRVTMVQNVGKALNPKIVEGQLLTSRHGLENAILGNECIVDKRNGWLMTPNFVDYRPSTALDGDVDPFVVEKPGDPTHPFGATACGEGAACPSLAAFSNAIYNAIGVRVIETPFTPEKILKGLGKIKPRAKRSKK; translated from the coding sequence ATGGATAACACGTCATCTCTCGGCAAGGCTGTCCGCCAGAAGGACGGACGCCCTCGCGTAACGGGCGAAGCCAAATACTATGCGGACTTCCAGTTCCCGGGCATGCTCCAGACGCGCATCCTGCGCAGCCCCTACCCTGCCGCGGACATCGTGAGCATCGATACCGCCGAGGCCGAAGCCATGCCCGGCGTGCGGCTGGTCATGACCCACGAGAACTTTCCCAAGGCGTTCCGCAAGTCCCTGTACTATGTGGGCGACCTAGTTGCCGCTGTTGTCGCGGACAACGAGGATATTGCCGAAGAAGCGCTGGAACGCATTTCCGTGGAGTACGAAAAGAAAAAGTTCGTGCTCAGCCTCGAGGATGCGATCAAACCCGACTCTCCCGAGGTATTCGAGGGCGCGGCCAACTGCCATGACTGGGAGTTCCACGCCATCCTGAGCGACCGCGACCCGGAAACCGGACTGTTCAAGACCAAGACGCCCGCCGAGTACAACGGATTCGGCGACATCGACAAGGGCTTCGAGGAAGCCGACGAAATCGTGGAGCAGAAGGGACTGAAGTACGCCTACTGCAAGTCTCCGGCAATGGAGCCGCGCGGCTGCACCGTGAACTACGACGGGGTCAAGCTGCATGTCTATACCCATTCCCAGGGCATCCATGACGAAAAGTACTGCCTTGCGCAGGCGCTGGGCATCGGTTCCGACAAGATCAACTACGTGTCGCCCTACACGGGATCGAGCTTCGGCGGCAAGATCGCGGCCCCGCTCAATCCGAACCTTCCCTCGCATTACCTGCTCATCGCCGGTCTGGCCTGTCTGGCCCTGCACAAGCCCGTGCATTGCGGCTACTCCCGCGAAGAGGAAATGCTCTGCGCATGGTCGCGTGGCAGCATGGCCGACGTGAAGATCGGCTTCAAGAAGGACGGCACCCTGACCACCATGGACTTCGCCCACTGGCACGAAGTCGGCGCGGGCGGCGACAAGTATCCGCCCAAGAACGCCATGCTCGCCACCGGAGCCGTGCTCTACTCCCACAACTGCAGGAACCTGCGCGGCAAGATCCGCTACGTGCACACCAACCGATTCACCTCCATCGGCTGGCAGGGCTACGGTGCGCCCGAAGGCACCTTTGCCGTGGAAACCACCATGGACATCGCGGCCTACAAGCTGGGCATCGATCCCGTCGAGCTGCGCAAGAAGAACTGCATGCGCGCCGGCGACATCGACGCGGGCTGGGACCCCATGGTCTACAAGTCCGGCTACATCTCCTCCTCCGGCATCCGCGACTGCCTTGACCTCGGCGCCAAGCATCTGGACTGGAAGAACACATGGCAGCATCCGGACGAAAAGAGCGGACGCATCCGTCACGGCATGGGCGTGGCCATCTTCGCCATGGGCGCGGGTCGCCCCGGTCCGGGCAACTCCAGCGAGGCCATGGTCAAGATATATCCCGACGGCTCCGCCGCTCTGGTGTGCGCCATCGCGGACATCGGGCAGGGACAGCACACCGTGCAATGCCAGATCGTGGCCGAAGTGCTCGGCCTGCCCTACAAGAAGGTCGGTCTGGTCTGCCACGACACGGACTCCACTCCGTTCGCCACTCTGGTCGCCAACAGTTGCGGCACATGGATTCAGGGCTGGGCCACCTACGAGGCGGCCATGGACGCAAAGCGTCAACTCCTGAACCTCGCCTCGGCCAAGCTGGCTGTTCCGACAGACCAGTTGAGCATCAGGGAGGAGGGTGTGTACGTCACCGCCGAACCGAGCAGGGGAGCGACCTTTGCCGAAATCTTCGGCCTCACCATGAGCTTCGGCGGCCGCCACGAGATCGTGGGCTACTACGTGAACAATTCGCCGCATCCCAACTGCCTCAAGGACGGCAAGAAGGACGAACTGTACATTCCCAAGGAAAAGGGCGCGCAGTTCATCTCGCTGGACGTGGACACCGAGACCGGCATGTTCTCCAACGTCCGCGTGACCATGGTGCAGAACGTGGGCAAGGCGCTCAATCCCAAGATCGTGGAAGGCCAGCTCCTGACCTCCCGCCACGGTCTGGAAAACGCCATTCTGGGCAACGAATGCATCGTGGACAAGCGCAACGGCTGGCTCATGACCCCGAACTTCGTGGACTACCGTCCCTCCACGGCCCTGGACGGCGACGTCGATCCCTTCGTGGTGGAAAAGCCCGGTGATCCGACCCATCCCTTCGGAGCCACGGCCTGCGGCGAAGGTGCGGCCTGCCCGTCTCTGGCTGCATTCTCCAACGCCATCTACAACGCCATTGGCGTACGGGTCATCGAAACGCCGTTCACCCCGGAAAAAATCCTCAAGGGACTGGGAAAAATCAAGCCCAGGGCCAAACGGAGCAAGAAATAA
- a CDS encoding FAD binding domain-containing protein, with the protein MKRFNHIDATSLEQAAELLREHGGNSHVIAGGSDLLGGLKDNLWMEYPEAVINLKTIPGLKDIKEEEDGLHIGAMVTLTEVSESEVVKGAWSGLAEAARRTASPLLRNIGTISGNICQENRCWYYRYPDKIGGRIDCVRKGGKRCLAVPGDHRYHSIFGAVNKCIAVNPSDTAPALIALNATIKTTKRDIPADEFFTAEMGAQSTVLEHDEIVREILVPRPAAGNGNAFRKIAFRKSIDFALVNCAASVTLKDGVVESARICLNGVHNNPRRCKDSEEALIGSPLTREAAEKAGEIAVADAKPLILNMFKVNMAKTIVADTLMDCAG; encoded by the coding sequence ATGAAGCGGTTCAACCATATCGACGCAACCAGTCTGGAACAGGCTGCCGAACTTCTGCGCGAGCACGGAGGCAATTCCCATGTCATCGCCGGCGGCAGCGACCTGCTGGGCGGACTCAAGGACAATCTGTGGATGGAATATCCCGAGGCCGTGATCAACCTCAAGACCATCCCCGGCCTCAAGGACATCAAGGAAGAAGAGGACGGCCTGCACATCGGCGCAATGGTTACGCTCACCGAAGTGTCGGAATCCGAGGTCGTGAAGGGTGCATGGTCCGGCCTGGCCGAGGCGGCCCGACGCACTGCGTCGCCCCTGCTGCGCAACATCGGCACCATTTCCGGCAATATCTGTCAGGAAAACCGCTGCTGGTACTACCGCTACCCGGACAAGATCGGCGGTCGCATCGACTGCGTGCGCAAGGGCGGCAAGCGCTGTCTGGCCGTGCCCGGCGACCATCGCTACCACTCCATCTTCGGCGCGGTGAACAAGTGCATTGCAGTCAATCCCAGCGACACGGCTCCGGCCCTGATCGCCCTGAACGCAACCATCAAAACCACCAAGCGGGACATCCCGGCAGACGAATTCTTCACTGCGGAAATGGGCGCACAGTCCACGGTTCTGGAGCATGACGAAATCGTCAGGGAAATTCTGGTACCCCGCCCGGCAGCAGGCAACGGCAATGCGTTCCGCAAGATCGCATTCCGCAAATCCATCGACTTCGCTCTGGTCAACTGCGCCGCATCCGTGACGCTCAAGGACGGCGTGGTGGAATCCGCCCGCATCTGCCTGAACGGCGTGCACAACAACCCGCGCCGCTGCAAGGACTCCGAAGAGGCCCTGATCGGTTCCCCCCTGACTCGCGAAGCAGCGGAAAAGGCCGGTGAAATCGCAGTTGCCGATGCCAAGCCCCTGATCCTGAACATGTTCAAGGTGAACATGGCCAAGACCATCGTGGCCGACACCCTGATGGACTGCGCAGGCTAG
- a CDS encoding nucleotidyltransferase family protein: MKQKIAAVSGVILAAGHSNRMGRDKLSLPFRGIPLVQHVINAARESSLRNVTVVLPHDSELEKLLDLEGCDRVTSPHRDMGQAESLQAGLRHVMDDSEGCMMLLGDQPLITAENINWLVWAFSQQPDCWVAPVHDGMRGNPITIPAAWYPKVFELEGDTGARPLIGSPGLNLRLVKIYDVGPFIDVDTEEEYQLLLKRFDNTGRQAS, encoded by the coding sequence ATGAAACAGAAAATAGCCGCCGTATCCGGCGTGATACTGGCGGCGGGACACTCCAACCGGATGGGCAGGGACAAGCTTTCCCTGCCCTTCCGGGGCATTCCTCTGGTGCAGCACGTGATCAATGCGGCGCGCGAATCCAGCCTGAGGAACGTGACCGTGGTCCTGCCGCACGATTCGGAGCTGGAAAAGCTTCTTGATCTGGAAGGATGCGACAGGGTGACCAGCCCGCACCGGGACATGGGACAGGCCGAATCCCTTCAGGCCGGACTCCGGCACGTCATGGACGACTCCGAAGGCTGCATGATGCTGCTCGGGGACCAGCCCCTGATCACTGCGGAAAACATCAACTGGCTGGTCTGGGCCTTTTCCCAGCAGCCCGACTGCTGGGTGGCTCCGGTGCATGACGGCATGCGCGGCAACCCCATCACCATTCCCGCAGCATGGTATCCCAAGGTCTTCGAGCTGGAAGGCGACACCGGGGCGCGCCCCCTGATCGGTTCCCCGGGCCTGAACCTCCGCCTCGTCAAGATATACGATGTGGGCCCGTTCATCGATGTGGACACCGAAGAGGAATACCAGCTTCTCCTGAAACGTTTCGACAACACCGGCAGGCAGGCATCATGA
- the yqeB gene encoding selenium-dependent molybdenum cofactor biosynthesis protein YqeB — protein sequence MTTFQYPIIAIRGAGDLATGVALRLYRAGLRKMVFLETEHPLAVRRTVAFSEAVYHETVTVEGVTARLIPSPDHAPEVWAEGELPVICDPKAETIPAFRPDVLVDAIIAKRNLGTNQDMASLVIGLGPGFTAGKDVHKIVETKRGHHLGRIIHSGSAAANTGIPGNIEGYTIERVYWAENDGIFVTSLDIGETVNKGDVLGSIDGVPVIAAVSGVIRGLLRNNTPVTAGAKLGDVDPRGAISYCHQASDKALAIGGGVLEAILAHLIGEDQ from the coding sequence ATGACAACATTCCAATATCCCATCATCGCCATTCGCGGCGCAGGTGATCTGGCCACGGGCGTTGCCCTTCGCCTGTATCGCGCCGGGCTGCGCAAAATGGTCTTTCTGGAAACGGAACACCCTCTGGCGGTCCGCCGTACCGTGGCCTTTTCCGAAGCCGTGTATCACGAGACCGTCACGGTGGAAGGTGTCACCGCACGGCTGATTCCCTCTCCGGACCATGCACCGGAAGTCTGGGCCGAAGGCGAACTTCCCGTTATCTGCGATCCCAAGGCCGAAACCATTCCCGCATTCCGGCCCGACGTACTCGTGGACGCGATCATCGCCAAACGCAACCTCGGCACCAATCAGGACATGGCCTCGCTGGTCATCGGTCTCGGCCCCGGCTTCACCGCAGGCAAAGACGTCCACAAGATAGTGGAAACCAAGCGCGGCCATCATCTGGGCCGAATCATCCATTCCGGGAGTGCTGCCGCCAACACCGGAATCCCCGGCAACATCGAAGGCTACACCATCGAACGGGTCTACTGGGCCGAAAACGACGGAATCTTCGTCACCAGTCTGGACATCGGGGAAACCGTGAACAAGGGCGATGTGCTGGGAAGCATTGACGGCGTTCCGGTCATCGCGGCCGTATCCGGCGTGATCCGGGGACTTCTGCGCAACAACACTCCGGTGACCGCAGGTGCCAAGCTGGGCGACGTGGACCCCAGAGGCGCAATCAGCTACTGCCATCAGGCGTCGGACAAGGCCCTTGCCATCGGCGGCGGCGTGCTTGAAGCCATTCTGGCCCATCTGATCGGAGAGGACCAATGA
- the yqeC gene encoding selenium cofactor biosynthesis protein YqeC, whose amino-acid sequence MTLAGDAAQILPDDLIRPSHRLAAFAGAGGKTSLIRWFAEAFRQAGKRVLITTTTKFFPFPDLNAILLRTAHSPADIINSALDQNGITVVADHLDKTTGKLVGLHPAMVTELSALADLTLVEADGAARKPLKAPAEHEPVIPANTDLCIGVMGLDAAFRPLTETTVHRHETFARIAGLSAGKSILPEHMIRLAQNRNGLFKGCPGSSERIVFLNKNDLPSTSGTVHDLGNALSRLSGDSCLSWFSGSARLKRISRISPCPDENPPLPADALAFPHRL is encoded by the coding sequence ATGACACTGGCCGGGGATGCGGCGCAAATCCTGCCGGACGATCTGATTCGTCCGAGCCACCGGCTCGCGGCCTTTGCCGGGGCCGGGGGAAAGACCTCACTCATCCGCTGGTTTGCCGAGGCATTCCGGCAGGCAGGAAAACGCGTACTCATCACCACCACGACCAAATTCTTCCCGTTTCCCGACCTGAATGCCATCCTGCTCCGAACAGCGCACTCCCCTGCCGACATCATCAATTCGGCTTTGGACCAAAACGGAATCACCGTTGTCGCCGATCACCTCGATAAAACCACTGGCAAACTGGTGGGACTGCATCCTGCCATGGTCACGGAACTGTCCGCCCTCGCGGACCTGACTCTGGTGGAGGCGGACGGAGCCGCGCGCAAACCGCTCAAGGCTCCTGCGGAACACGAGCCCGTCATCCCCGCGAACACGGACCTGTGCATCGGCGTCATGGGTCTGGACGCGGCCTTTCGCCCCCTGACCGAAACCACGGTCCACCGCCACGAAACATTCGCTCGCATCGCCGGGCTGTCTGCCGGAAAAAGCATTCTTCCCGAACACATGATTCGCCTTGCCCAAAACAGGAACGGCCTGTTCAAGGGGTGTCCGGGCTCCAGCGAACGCATCGTCTTCCTGAACAAGAACGACCTCCCCTCGACTTCCGGGACAGTGCACGACTTGGGAAACGCACTGTCCCGGTTGTCTGGGGATTCCTGTCTTTCCTGGTTTTCCGGCAGCGCACGATTGAAACGCATATCCCGGATTTCGCCATGCCCGGACGAAAATCCGCCTTTACCCGCGGACGCACTTGCTTTTCCGCACCGACTCTGA
- a CDS encoding BCCT family transporter: MPEQEHAAAMAASMTPCRPEANSIRKTCFYGALSIILATCIPLLLYPEAGERVINALFDFVTVELGWLYMLAGLGSFALILWFAFGPLGRKKIGDKIEYSTFSWVGMLFCAGVGSGCMFGGSMDWAYYMSFPMHGEPAGSWKAAEWGCAYGMFHWGPVCWAIYATLAVPIGYSYYVKRVPILNISQACKGLLGDKVHGWPGKVIDILFMTGLVAGSATALGLGIPIVAASVVSVTGLEHSFGLEFAILVFVTMIFSVTSYLGLKKGLSKLSDFNVYIALGLLLFVFLAGPTRFLIEMALASTGLLASEFVRMSTWMDPVGNGGFTQAWTIFYYAWFVAYAPFMSLFIAKISRGRTVRQMVLGPVFLASMGCASFYLINGNFALHLQLTGQLDVVNMIKSAKGATAIMAVADFLPFSSLYKLVFATVTAISMATTFDAVSFALAATTTRKLSPDDEPARWNRLFWALALGLVPTGILLINGPLSVLQTASIVVGLPVLAVVWIGVASFFREYRRTGWVEARSESTESA; the protein is encoded by the coding sequence ATGCCTGAACAAGAACACGCTGCCGCCATGGCCGCGTCCATGACTCCCTGCCGCCCCGAGGCCAATTCCATCCGCAAGACCTGCTTCTATGGCGCGCTCTCCATCATTCTGGCAACCTGCATCCCGCTCCTGCTCTATCCCGAGGCAGGGGAACGGGTCATCAACGCCCTGTTCGATTTCGTGACCGTGGAACTGGGCTGGCTCTACATGCTTGCGGGCCTTGGCTCCTTTGCGCTGATCCTCTGGTTCGCGTTCGGTCCGCTCGGCCGAAAAAAAATCGGCGACAAAATCGAATACTCCACGTTCTCGTGGGTCGGCATGCTGTTCTGTGCGGGCGTGGGGTCCGGCTGCATGTTCGGCGGTTCCATGGACTGGGCCTACTACATGTCCTTTCCCATGCACGGCGAACCCGCTGGTTCCTGGAAGGCTGCTGAATGGGGCTGCGCCTACGGCATGTTCCACTGGGGCCCGGTCTGCTGGGCCATCTACGCAACCCTCGCCGTGCCCATCGGCTACAGCTACTATGTCAAGCGCGTGCCCATCCTGAACATCTCGCAGGCCTGCAAGGGGCTGCTCGGCGACAAGGTTCACGGCTGGCCCGGCAAGGTCATCGACATCCTGTTCATGACCGGACTGGTGGCCGGTTCCGCCACGGCTCTGGGCCTCGGCATTCCCATCGTGGCCGCCAGCGTGGTGTCCGTGACCGGCCTGGAACACTCCTTCGGTCTGGAGTTCGCCATCCTCGTCTTCGTGACCATGATCTTTTCGGTCACGTCCTATCTGGGCCTGAAAAAAGGACTGAGCAAGCTTTCCGACTTCAACGTCTACATCGCCCTCGGCCTGCTTCTGTTCGTGTTTCTGGCCGGTCCCACGCGCTTCCTCATTGAAATGGCGCTGGCCTCCACCGGCCTGCTGGCCTCGGAATTCGTACGCATGTCCACCTGGATGGACCCGGTTGGCAACGGCGGCTTCACGCAGGCGTGGACCATATTCTACTACGCATGGTTCGTGGCCTATGCTCCGTTCATGAGCCTGTTCATCGCCAAGATATCCCGCGGACGCACAGTGCGACAGATGGTTCTCGGCCCGGTATTTCTGGCTTCCATGGGCTGTGCCTCGTTCTATCTGATCAACGGCAACTTTGCCCTGCATCTCCAGCTCACGGGCCAGCTCGACGTGGTGAACATGATCAAGAGCGCCAAGGGTGCCACCGCGATCATGGCCGTGGCCGACTTCCTGCCCTTTTCCTCGCTCTACAAGCTGGTGTTCGCCACTGTCACCGCCATTTCCATGGCCACCACATTCGACGCGGTCTCGTTCGCCCTTGCCGCCACCACCACGCGCAAGCTCTCGCCCGACGACGAACCCGCCCGCTGGAACCGCCTGTTCTGGGCGCTGGCACTCGGCCTCGTTCCCACGGGCATTCTGCTGATCAACGGTCCGCTTTCCGTGCTCCAGACCGCATCCATCGTGGTCGGACTGCCCGTGCTCGCGGTCGTCTGGATCGGCGTGGCCTCGTTCTTCCGCGAATACCGCCGCACCGGGTGGGTGGAAGCCCGGTCCGAAAGCACGGAATCCGCCTGA
- a CDS encoding molybdopterin-binding protein, with amino-acid sequence MKTIHVEHAVGTVLCQDITRIIPGECKGPAFRRGHVVTEADIPALLDIGKEHLYVYDPRDGYVHEDDAARRIATAAAGPGIEMTTPVEGKITLRAAIDGLVQIDTEALFRLNSVPDVIFGTIHTNQLARKGRGLAGTRVIPLVAREESVAEAERVLAEHPPLIQVLPLKPCRVGIVTTGSEIYKGRIKDKFGPVIREKFTGYGSTIVGQTLVSDSQEMTVNAIRDFLDQDADFIVVTGGMSVDPDDQTPASIRAAGAEVVTYGAPTFPGAMFMLAHIGDVPVVGLPGCVMYYKASIFDLIVPRLLAGVNVTRDDIIALGHGGYCENCAQCKYPACGFGKGA; translated from the coding sequence ATGAAGACCATACACGTTGAACACGCCGTGGGCACGGTCCTGTGTCAGGACATCACCCGCATCATTCCCGGAGAGTGCAAGGGCCCGGCCTTCCGCCGCGGCCATGTCGTCACCGAAGCGGACATCCCGGCCCTGCTGGATATCGGCAAGGAGCACCTCTATGTCTACGACCCGCGTGACGGCTACGTGCACGAGGACGACGCTGCCCGGCGCATTGCCACGGCAGCGGCCGGTCCGGGCATCGAGATGACCACGCCCGTGGAAGGCAAGATCACCCTGCGCGCAGCCATCGACGGGCTCGTGCAGATCGACACCGAAGCACTGTTCCGGCTCAATTCCGTGCCGGACGTGATCTTCGGCACCATCCACACCAACCAGCTCGCCCGCAAGGGACGCGGGCTGGCCGGAACCCGGGTCATCCCCCTTGTTGCCCGGGAGGAAAGCGTTGCCGAGGCCGAACGCGTACTGGCCGAACACCCGCCGCTCATTCAGGTCCTGCCGCTCAAGCCCTGCCGCGTGGGCATCGTGACCACGGGCAGCGAAATCTACAAGGGCCGCATCAAGGACAAGTTCGGGCCGGTCATCCGTGAAAAATTCACGGGCTACGGCAGCACCATCGTGGGACAGACGCTGGTCTCGGACAGTCAGGAAATGACGGTCAATGCCATCCGCGATTTTCTGGATCAGGACGCGGACTTCATCGTGGTCACGGGCGGCATGTCCGTGGACCCGGACGACCAGACCCCGGCCTCGATCCGCGCGGCCGGAGCCGAAGTCGTGACCTACGGCGCACCCACATTCCCGGGCGCCATGTTCATGCTCGCCCACATCGGCGACGTGCCCGTGGTCGGCCTGCCCGGCTGCGTCATGTACTACAAGGCCAGCATCTTCGACCTCATCGTGCCGCGCCTCCTCGCAGGCGTGAACGTGACCCGCGACGACATCATCGCCCTCGGACACGGCGGCTACTGCGAAAACTGCGCCCAGTGCAAATACCCGGCCTGCGGGTTCGGCAAGGGCGCGTAG
- a CDS encoding PAS domain-containing protein, with protein MSEPLENTGTHSVDQCMSAYLAMLPALVWRIDIVGNEITFLNAHTIASLGEQAKAVLQNPGLARQMILSQDRERFRHCYDQIRNRQSSACTFRMRLSDGTTGWFKIMAMPDPELPNCSVGLLMDITPHVNTILSTEGRPGLSDKIDLLDEPILLIRFSDRSVFMANHAARRMLQYSAEDMAALDLDRLFQKNSAKKLFQMYEGLIFSDYWNGELSVTDSTGRHHQCMTRIQAIARDEENLLWVTLTHLNSCMACKGVPVRGNESVASQEIIQAMRKCTTVKGLLETMLNALPPDSPTDAIMLSRIFITENKVQVTGAGDPFETVPENRTHPYEGSIAENIVRFNLPHHVVMETSKSIKPIDWALFIPRGIRSYYAQPFFDDGVLTKVLIFCSRQAGNYDPDAPAPLHELYAEFLTNLERCLKRTR; from the coding sequence ATGTCCGAACCACTTGAAAATACGGGAACCCACAGCGTCGACCAATGCATGTCCGCCTATCTGGCCATGCTCCCGGCCCTTGTCTGGCGCATTGACATCGTGGGCAATGAAATAACCTTCCTGAATGCACATACCATTGCCTCACTCGGGGAACAGGCCAAGGCCGTGCTGCAGAATCCCGGGCTTGCTCGACAGATGATACTCAGTCAGGATCGCGAACGGTTCCGTCACTGCTACGACCAGATACGCAACCGCCAGTCCTCGGCCTGCACGTTCCGCATGCGCCTTTCGGACGGCACCACGGGCTGGTTCAAGATCATGGCCATGCCCGACCCGGAACTGCCGAACTGTTCGGTCGGACTGCTCATGGACATCACCCCGCACGTGAACACCATCCTGTCCACGGAAGGCCGACCGGGCCTGAGCGACAAGATCGACCTGCTGGACGAGCCGATTCTGCTCATCCGCTTTTCCGACCGTTCGGTATTCATGGCCAACCATGCCGCTCGCCGGATGCTCCAGTATTCTGCGGAAGACATGGCCGCCCTTGATCTGGACAGACTTTTCCAAAAGAATTCGGCCAAAAAACTCTTTCAGATGTATGAAGGCCTGATCTTTTCCGACTATTGGAACGGCGAACTCAGCGTAACGGACAGCACCGGGCGGCATCACCAGTGCATGACCCGCATTCAGGCCATTGCCCGGGACGAGGAAAACCTGCTCTGGGTCACCCTGACGCATCTGAACAGCTGCATGGCGTGCAAGGGCGTGCCTGTGCGCGGCAATGAATCCGTGGCATCGCAGGAAATCATTCAGGCCATGCGGAAATGCACGACGGTCAAGGGATTGCTGGAAACCATGCTCAACGCCCTGCCCCCGGATTCGCCCACGGACGCGATCATGCTTTCGCGCATCTTCATCACCGAAAACAAGGTGCAGGTCACGGGCGCGGGCGATCCCTTCGAAACCGTGCCGGAAAACCGCACGCATCCCTACGAGGGGTCCATTGCGGAAAACATCGTCCGCTTCAACCTGCCGCATCATGTGGTCATGGAAACCTCCAAGAGCATCAAGCCCATCGACTGGGCCCTGTTCATCCCGCGCGGCATCCGCTCCTATTATGCCCAGCCCTTCTTCGATGACGGCGTGCTGACCAAGGTGCTGATCTTCTGCTCGCGACAGGCCGGAAACTACGACCCGGACGCGCCCGCACCGCTCCATGAACTCTATGCCGAATTCCTGACGAATCTGGAACGCTGCCTCAAGCGAACCAGGTAA